A stretch of the Mycolicibacterium celeriflavum genome encodes the following:
- the rplS gene encoding 50S ribosomal protein L19, whose translation MNTLDFVDQTSLRDDIPDFGPGDTVNVHVKVIEGSKERIQVFKGVVLRRQGGGVRETFTVRKESYGVGVERTFPVHSPNIDHIDVVTRGDVRRAKLYYLRELRGKKAKIKEKR comes from the coding sequence ATGAACACGCTGGACTTCGTCGATCAGACATCGCTGCGCGACGACATCCCGGACTTCGGTCCCGGCGACACCGTTAACGTGCACGTCAAGGTCATCGAGGGCTCCAAGGAGCGCATCCAGGTCTTCAAGGGCGTGGTGCTGCGTCGCCAGGGCGGCGGAGTCCGGGAGACCTTCACGGTGCGCAAGGAGAGCTACGGCGTCGGCGTGGAGCGAACCTTTCCGGTGCACTCACCCAACATCGATCACATCGACGTCGTGACCCGCGGCGACGTGCGTCGCGCCAAGCTGTACTACCTGCGCGAGCTGCGCGGCAAGAAGGCGAAGATCAAGGAAAAGCGCTGA